Part of the Rhodoflexus caldus genome, CACCCCCATGAACGTCAGGATGATAATGGCAAAAGGATAGGCAAATGCCATATTTTTTTGTACCAGAAAAATACCAACCGCTGTATTGCCCCGCATCAATTGTTCTTCCACATACGCGTTGAGTTCAGGTATGGTCAGTTCTTCGTGCAGCAGGTGCGTGCTTTCAAAGTCTTTGGGCGAAAGGCGCAACAGCGTATCCATTTTTTCACCGTATTTCAGCACTTCGCGTTCGCCGTTGAACTGATGGAGGCGATAGTTTTCAATAGACCATTTGCCGCTTGTGCTGTCCCAACGGATGCGCTCGGCACTGAGCTTCTCCATGAGCTGATTGCCTATGATGCGTTCCAGCGTAAACTGATAGCCGGTTTGAGTAAAGTTATTGTAGTTCTGCATGTAGGCGTAAGCATCGGGGGCTACGCGGAAATGCACGTTGGTGGCATCGTAGAAGTAGCGCTCTTTGATGAAGGCGCGCTCAAATGCCACCCGCGACTTGTTGGTAATAGGCACCAGATAGGTGGTGCCTGCAATGCTGATGGCTGCCAACAATGCCGCACCCAGCATATAGGGCACCAACAGGCGCATAAAACTCACCCCGGAGGCCAGCATCGCAATAATTTCCGTGCGATTGGCCAACCGCACGGTTACAAAAACCGTTGCCAAGAATACAATAATTGGGCTGAGCAAATTGGTCATGTAGGGAATGTAGTTGATGTAGTAGTGTTCAACAATAAACCCTAACGATAACTTATTGCGATAAAAATCCTGACTTTTTTCGCTGTAATCAATCACGCAGATAATAGCATTGAGCATGATGACCACATACACAAACGTGCTGAGGAACTTTTTCAGGATATAGGCATCTATCAGTTTGAGGCGCATGGCAGTTTAGTCCAACACAAAAGTTTGTCCTTTTTCGGGCATGGCCACTTGTTGGTAGCCTTCGGTTGAAAGCAGGGTACGGAATGCTTCCATTGAATCGGTTTCGCCATGCACCAAAAATAGCTGTTTCAAACGGTCGGGTGCCTGTTGTTTAACAAACTTTATCAGGTCGTCTTGGTCGCCGTGCCCGCTGAAAGCATCGGTGTACTTCACTTTGGCAAGTACAGGGATTTCTTGGTCGCCCACGCGGAGCGAGGGAATACCGTCCAGCAGTTGTCTGCCAAGTGTATTTTCGGCGCTGTAACCAATCATCAGAATGGTACAGTAGGGGTTAGACAGGTTGTGGCGAATGTGGTGCTGAATGCGCCCGCCTTCCAGCATACCCGAAGAAGAAATGATGATACAGGGCTCGCGGTAGTTGCTGATGGCCTTGCTGTTTTTCAGGTCTTCCACAATCACCAGATTGTCAAAATCAAAAAGGGTATCGTGGGTTGCCAGAAAATCGCGGGCATCTTTGTTGAGCATTTTGCTGTAGCGCGCGTAGATTTTCGTGCTTTGCAGTGCCATCGGGCTGTCGGAAAACACCTTGATAGGTGGCAACCGCCTTTGCGTAGCCAACTTGTTGAACGTATAGAGCAATGACTGCGTGCGGCCTACACTAAACGACGGGATAATCAGCCTGCCGGGCTTCTCCACACAGGTTTCTATGATGGCTTTTTCCAGCTCTGCCTCCACTTCTACGTTGGGCGTATGATTGCGTCCGCCATAGGTACTTTCGCAAATCAGGTAATCTACTTGCGGAACAGGCGAAGGGTCGGGCAGCAGCGGGTAGTTATAGCGCCCTATATCTCCCGAAAACAGAATGCTGCGCTGTTTGCCGCCCTCATTTACTTCTATGAGAATATTGGCAGCGCCAAGCAAATGGCCGGCAGGTATAAATGTGATGTGCAATCCTTTTTTAACCTGAAAGCGCTGATTGAAAGCGATACCGACAAAACTATCCATCGCTGCATCCACTTGTTTTTCAATGTACCACTCGTTCACTACGTTGGGCGGCGGCAACTGCTTCTTCTTTTTCTTTTTGGAAAGATTTTGCAGCCGGCGGCGGTGCAATGCAGCCGAATCGGTCAATAACAGGTGGGTGAGGTCTATGGTAGGAGAAGTACACAGCACTTGCCCTTCGTAACCTTCGCGATACAGATTGGGAATATTTCCCGAATGGTCTATGTGGGCGTGGGTTAATAATACCAGATTGAGCGTACTTGCATCAAACGGAAAAACTGACCCCGGAAATGCCTGCGGCAACTCTTCTTCTTTGCCGCGTTCTCTGTCCATATCAAAACCGCAATCTATCAGGATGCGATAATCGTCTTCCAATTCCAATAAATACATGCTGCCCGTAACCTGCCGGGCAGCCCCCCAAAATGTCAGCTTCATTCTCTCAAAATATCTTTAACAGTATGTCTGCGCGCAAACCCGACAGGTTTTGGAAACCCGTCAGGTTTGCCTCAACTCAATAAGCCCGCTCATGCGAACCTTCCATAAACTTGATAAACGCCTTATTAACAATGTAATTACCGCCCGGCGTAGGATAATCACCCGTAAAGTACCAGTCGCCGATATGATTGGGGCAGGCACGATGCAGATTCTCTACGGTTTGGTACACCACCTTCACTTCTGCCTGAATGTGTGGCTGCTTTACTATCTGCGCCACTTTATCGGAAATTTGCTCGTAGGTGAACGGCGCATAAATTTCCTTCACATGATTCACTATTTTGTGGCTTTCCAGCTTAACGGCATCCAAACATTTCTGATAAACCTCTTCCAGCAAATAAAGTTTTTTGTGTTCCTTCAACAGCTCGCGTGCGGCACGGAAAGCAACAAACTCTTGCATACGCGACATATCAATGCCGTAACAATCGGGAAAGCGAATCTGTGGCGCGGAAGAAACTATCACAATACGCTTGGGCTCTAATTTTTCCAGCATATTGATGATGCTTTTCTCTAAGGTGGTGCCGCGCACAATGGAGTCATCTATTACAACAATGGTATCCTGCCGCTTTTTGATAACCTCGTAGGTGGTGTCGTACACGTGCCCTACCAAATCGTCGCGATGCGCATCATCGGTAATGAAGGTGCGCAACTTGGCATCTTTAATCACCAATTTTTCCACTCGCGGACGGAACGAAAGCACCGATTCCAAGTCTTTGGCACTGAGTTTTCTCTCGGCAATGGCTTTCTTTCGCTGCTCAATCAGAAACTCCTCTATGCCCTGCATCAAGCCCAGAAAGGCTGTTTCGGCCGTGTTGGGGATGTAGGAAAAAACGGTATTATTCAGGTCGTAGTCAATGGCTTTCAGAATTTGGTCGCGGAGCAAATAGCCCAAGGCCTTCCGTTCCTGATAGATTTCGGGGTCGTTGCCGCGTGAAAAATAAATGCGCTCAAAACTGCACGAACGCTTGGGCAGCGACTCGGTAAACGGCAACATCCGATAGTCGCCTTCTTTGTCTATAATCAGCGCGTGGCCGGGCGTAATTTCCTGAATCTGGTTGTATTGGCAACCAAAAGCCGTTTTGATGGCGGGTTTTTCGGAAGCAACAACTACTACCTCATCATCGGCGTAATAGTAGGCCGGACGAATGCCGGCAGGGTCGCGTGCGACAAATGCTGCGCCGTAGCCTGTCAAACCGGCCATGGCATAGCCGCCGTCAAAGTCTTTGCAGGCACGCTGCAATACGCGCTGCAAGTCAATGTGTTTTTCCAGCAGCGTTGTAATCTCTTGATTGTCAAAGCCCTGCTGATTGTAGTGGTCGAACAGGCGTTGGTTTTCGGTATCCAGAAAATGTCCTATTTTTTCCAGTACGGTAACTGTGTCGGCTTTGGCTTCGGGGTGCTGACCTAAACTGATGAGTTTTTCAAACTGTTCATCTACGTTGGTCATGTTGAAATTGCCTGCCACAATCAGATTGCGGCTTCGCCAGTTGCTGCGGCGGATGAACGGGTGCACACTCTCAATGCCATTGCCGCCAAACGTTCCGTAGCGCAAATGCCCCAGCCATAACTCGCCGGTATAAGGCACGTTATTTTTTAACCAGTTGGCGTTCAGGTATTTGTCAGGATACTTTTTCTGTATTTTCCGAAGCACTTTACCCACTTTTTTGAAAATGTGTGCGATGGGCTGAGCTTTCACGGAACGCACCCGATGCATGTACGGATTGCCGGGGCGCGGATTGATGACGATGTTTGCCACACCGGCACCGTCCTGCCCGCGGTTGTGTTGCTTTTCCATCAGAAGGTACAGGCGATTAATGGCGTAAGCAGGTGTGCCGTATCGCTCAATATAATAGGAAAGGGGCTTGCGAAGCCGAATCAGCGCAATGCCACATTCATGGCGGATAAAGTCGCTCATGCGAAGGCTAAAAATAAAGAAGTGCAAATGTACACCTTTTCCCATAGTTTTCTATGGGCTGTTTGCAGGTGATTGGCAATTAGCAGAACCTTTATTTGATAACGGCTATCGCCTCAATTTCAATCAGCACTTCGGGGTCGTAGAGTGCTTCTACGCCTGCGAGCGTACTTGCAGGCGGCTGCTCCATATTTAGGTAGTTGCGGCGAATTTCGCGGATGCGGTTGCGGCGCTCAATGGTCAGCCCCACTACGTAGGTATTCATTTTTACCACATCGGCAAAGGTTGCACCGGCGGCTTTCAGGGCTGTTTGCAGATTTTCAAACACCTGCCTCGCTTGTGCATCAAAGTCATTTTTGCCCACTATCTGCCCCTGTGCATCGGTGGGCACTTGCCCCGAAAGGTAAATGGTTGTTCCGCCGCTTACTTTGACCACATGTGTATAGCCGGGCGGCTTAGGCCACTCCGAAGGATTGATAAATTCTACCACCTTGGGTTGTTGTGCATGAGCAGCTATACCCACAAACGTAAAGATGGTAATCAAAAAGAGAGTTTTCATGGTTATTAACAGTAACGTTAAATGAGTGTTCTGCTCCTCAAATCTGCACCGCTTACCCCGCCGAAATAACCGAAAAACCGCCTTTCAAGTGGTTTTCGGCAGCCTGCAACAGGTCATCGGTTGTAATTTTATTCAGCGATGAAACATAGTGATGGTAGAAGTCTTCGGGTAGCCCGTGGTGATAAATGCCTTTGTAGCGATTGGCTATGGCAAAAGCCGTATTCAGCGAACCAATAAACGACCCTTGCATATAGTTTCGCACCAAATTCAACTCATCGGTATCTATGGGCTGCTCAATCATCCCCGCTATTTCCTTGTGGATTTCACTGATGGCCAGCTCGCGCAAATCCTTCTTTACATCTGCGCCAATTACCAGATAAGATGCCTGTTGCAGCGTAACCAGATTGGCATAGATGCCATAGGTAAGTCCTTTTTCTTCGCGAATGTTTTGCATCAAGCGCGAGCCGAAATAGCCGCCTAAGGCTTCTACAAGCAAGGAAAGCGTAAGGTAGTCCCTGCTGTTTTTGCCCTGTTCCAACACAATGATTTTGCCAATGCGAATAGAACTTTGCACAGCGTTTTCCTTCGGCTGATAGAGGGTAACAGGTTCAATGGCCGGTGCATGGCCGCTTAGGGTTGGTGCCGTAACATGACTCACGGGCAATGTACCCAGCGTTTCGGCAAACAGTTGCACATCGTCGGGCTCAAACTGCCCTGCCGCAATTATCTCAAAGGATTTTCCTGAATAGTACTGTTCATAGAATTGCTGCACCTCTTCTTGCGAACTGTCGAGCAACTGCTGCTCGGTGATAACGCTGCCGTAGGGATGCGTTGCACCAAAAATGCTCTCCCTGAACAAGTTAGTGGCTACGGTAGCCGTTTTTTCTAAATTGATGCGGATGCCCTGAGCAGTAACGTTTTTCAGTTTTTCTAACTGACGTTCGGGGAAAACAGATTCTGCAAGCATTTCCTGCACCAATCCAAGCATCGGGCGCAAGTGTTTGTGCAGGCAGTAAAACTCTACTTCGCTGTGGTCGAGCCCGGGGCTGAGTTCCAAAAACGCACCCATTTGGTCTATGGCAGCCATGAGCGATGCAGCAGAACGATGCTTTGTACCTTCTGCCAACATTTTATTGGTCAGATAGGCAACGGCGCGCTGCTTGCCTGCCAACCTGCCCGTATTGAAATTGAGTTGTACATTAACGGTTGGCTGAACGCCTGCATTAATCAGTCGCAGTCGGATGCCATTGGGCAATATAAAAGTTTGCGGGCGTACCAAAGGAAAATCTTCTAAGGCAAACGCCTGAGGCGCAATTGTACGGTCTAAGGGTTGTTCCATAAGCAAAAGTACGAGTTTCCGACGGGTTGAATGATACAGGTCATCTTTTCCATTGACCAATACAGCGAAATTTGCAGCCAAAACGCCCAAATGAGCCCATTATGAAAACGCTCTGTTACTCTCTTAAACCGTTTGAACGCCCGGGCATGGTGCAGGCCAACCATCGCAAACACGAACTGATTTTCAACGAACAAAGCCTTTCTTTGGAATCGGCAGCACTTGCCGAAGGCTGCGAAGCCGTTTCTATTTTTACTAACGATGATGCTTCGGGAGATGTGCTGAAAGCACTTCACAGACTCGGCGTAGGGTACATAGCCTTGCGCTCGGCAGGGTATAACCACGTAGACTTAACAACGGCACGCCGATTGGGCATTCGCATTGCCAATGTGCCGGCCTATTCGCCCAATGCCGTGGCAGAGCAAGGCGTAGCACTGCTGATGGCACTCAACAGGCGAATCGTAGAAAGCCAGTGGCTCATGCAAATGCAGGATTTTCGCTTAGATACACTTACAGGCTTCAATATTCACGGCAAGACCGTTGGTATTATCGGCACGGGGCAAATAGGGATGGCTTTTGCCAAAATTATGAACGGCTTCGGCGTTCGGCTGCTTGGCTTTGACCCGCAACAAAACCCCGAGGCAGCCGCTATCGGCCTAACCTATGTTTCGTTGGAGCAACTGCTGTGCGAAAGCGATATTATTTCCATTCACTGCCCGCTGAACGAGCACACCCAATACATGATTGATGAGCCGCAATTTGCACTGATGAAAGAAGGTGTGTATATTGTCAATACGGCACGCGGCGGCATTGTGCGCACATCTGCACTTATCCGCCACCTGTCGGCGGGCAAAGTAGGCGGAGCCTGTTTAGATGTGTATGAACGCGAAAAAGGCTTGTTCTTTTTTGACCACAGGCATACCATTATGCAGGATGAAGAGTTTATCCGCCTGCGCAGTTTTAAAAATGTGCTGATAACAGGTCATCAGGGTTTTTTAACGGTAGAGGCCTTGCGCAATATTGCAGATACTACCATTGAAAACTTGGACGCATGGGAGCAGCACGGACGTTCGCCAAACGATTTGACAGACTAATAACTCATTAAACACATGAAGTATTCTCTCTCTTTGGGCAAAATTCTGGGCATCCATGTACAAATTCACTGGACATTCCTCATCCTCATCGGCTGGATTGTAATAAGCAACCTGAGCGCAGGCAACAGCACCGAACAAACGCTTTGGGCAGTCCTTTTTGTGCTTACCATTTTTGCCTGTGTAACGCTGCACGAATTTGGTCATGCACTGGCGGCACGTCGCTACGGCATTGAAACACAAGATATCACCCTTTTGCCTATCGGAGGCTTGGCACGGCTGGCTTCCATGCCCGAAAAACCGATGGAAGAACTGGTTGTTGCACTGGCAGGCCCGGCAGTGAATATTGTCATCTCTGCGCTCATCTATCCATTTCTGCATATATCCGAAGGAACGGAAATTTCCCTCAACCTGCGCGCTGTTGATGGCGATACTTTTTTGCTGAGTCTGATGGCCGTCAATTTATGGCTGGCACTGTTCAACATGATTCCTGCTTTCCCGATGGACGGGGGGCGCGTACTGCGTGCATTGCTGTCG contains:
- a CDS encoding LptF/LptG family permease; the encoded protein is MRLKLIDAYILKKFLSTFVYVVIMLNAIICVIDYSEKSQDFYRNKLSLGFIVEHYYINYIPYMTNLLSPIIVFLATVFVTVRLANRTEIIAMLASGVSFMRLLVPYMLGAALLAAISIAGTTYLVPITNKSRVAFERAFIKERYFYDATNVHFRVAPDAYAYMQNYNNFTQTGYQFTLERIIGNQLMEKLSAERIRWDSTSGKWSIENYRLHQFNGEREVLKYGEKMDTLLRLSPKDFESTHLLHEELTIPELNAYVEEQLMRGNTAVGIFLVQKNMAFAYPFAIIILTFMGVIVSARKSRQGSGVQIAIGFLIAFLFIILARMFMSLGQAGSVSPFMAAWAPPLLFGVLAIIMYKTVPR
- a CDS encoding MBL fold metallo-hydrolase RNA specificity domain-containing protein; this encodes MKLTFWGAARQVTGSMYLLELEDDYRILIDCGFDMDRERGKEEELPQAFPGSVFPFDASTLNLVLLTHAHIDHSGNIPNLYREGYEGQVLCTSPTIDLTHLLLTDSAALHRRRLQNLSKKKKKKQLPPPNVVNEWYIEKQVDAAMDSFVGIAFNQRFQVKKGLHITFIPAGHLLGAANILIEVNEGGKQRSILFSGDIGRYNYPLLPDPSPVPQVDYLICESTYGGRNHTPNVEVEAELEKAIIETCVEKPGRLIIPSFSVGRTQSLLYTFNKLATQRRLPPIKVFSDSPMALQSTKIYARYSKMLNKDARDFLATHDTLFDFDNLVIVEDLKNSKAISNYREPCIIISSSGMLEGGRIQHHIRHNLSNPYCTILMIGYSAENTLGRQLLDGIPSLRVGDQEIPVLAKVKYTDAFSGHGDQDDLIKFVKQQAPDRLKQLFLVHGETDSMEAFRTLLSTEGYQQVAMPEKGQTFVLD
- a CDS encoding amidophosphoribosyltransferase; protein product: MSDFIRHECGIALIRLRKPLSYYIERYGTPAYAINRLYLLMEKQHNRGQDGAGVANIVINPRPGNPYMHRVRSVKAQPIAHIFKKVGKVLRKIQKKYPDKYLNANWLKNNVPYTGELWLGHLRYGTFGGNGIESVHPFIRRSNWRSRNLIVAGNFNMTNVDEQFEKLISLGQHPEAKADTVTVLEKIGHFLDTENQRLFDHYNQQGFDNQEITTLLEKHIDLQRVLQRACKDFDGGYAMAGLTGYGAAFVARDPAGIRPAYYYADDEVVVVASEKPAIKTAFGCQYNQIQEITPGHALIIDKEGDYRMLPFTESLPKRSCSFERIYFSRGNDPEIYQERKALGYLLRDQILKAIDYDLNNTVFSYIPNTAETAFLGLMQGIEEFLIEQRKKAIAERKLSAKDLESVLSFRPRVEKLVIKDAKLRTFITDDAHRDDLVGHVYDTTYEVIKKRQDTIVVIDDSIVRGTTLEKSIINMLEKLEPKRIVIVSSAPQIRFPDCYGIDMSRMQEFVAFRAARELLKEHKKLYLLEEVYQKCLDAVKLESHKIVNHVKEIYAPFTYEQISDKVAQIVKQPHIQAEVKVVYQTVENLHRACPNHIGDWYFTGDYPTPGGNYIVNKAFIKFMEGSHERAY
- a CDS encoding RidA family protein, coding for MKTLFLITIFTFVGIAAHAQQPKVVEFINPSEWPKPPGYTHVVKVSGGTTIYLSGQVPTDAQGQIVGKNDFDAQARQVFENLQTALKAAGATFADVVKMNTYVVGLTIERRNRIREIRRNYLNMEQPPASTLAGVEALYDPEVLIEIEAIAVIK
- a CDS encoding M16 family metallopeptidase, which codes for MEQPLDRTIAPQAFALEDFPLVRPQTFILPNGIRLRLINAGVQPTVNVQLNFNTGRLAGKQRAVAYLTNKMLAEGTKHRSAASLMAAIDQMGAFLELSPGLDHSEVEFYCLHKHLRPMLGLVQEMLAESVFPERQLEKLKNVTAQGIRINLEKTATVATNLFRESIFGATHPYGSVITEQQLLDSSQEEVQQFYEQYYSGKSFEIIAAGQFEPDDVQLFAETLGTLPVSHVTAPTLSGHAPAIEPVTLYQPKENAVQSSIRIGKIIVLEQGKNSRDYLTLSLLVEALGGYFGSRLMQNIREEKGLTYGIYANLVTLQQASYLVIGADVKKDLRELAISEIHKEIAGMIEQPIDTDELNLVRNYMQGSFIGSLNTAFAIANRYKGIYHHGLPEDFYHHYVSSLNKITTDDLLQAAENHLKGGFSVISAG
- a CDS encoding 2-hydroxyacid dehydrogenase; its protein translation is MKTLCYSLKPFERPGMVQANHRKHELIFNEQSLSLESAALAEGCEAVSIFTNDDASGDVLKALHRLGVGYIALRSAGYNHVDLTTARRLGIRIANVPAYSPNAVAEQGVALLMALNRRIVESQWLMQMQDFRLDTLTGFNIHGKTVGIIGTGQIGMAFAKIMNGFGVRLLGFDPQQNPEAAAIGLTYVSLEQLLCESDIISIHCPLNEHTQYMIDEPQFALMKEGVYIVNTARGGIVRTSALIRHLSAGKVGGACLDVYEREKGLFFFDHRHTIMQDEEFIRLRSFKNVLITGHQGFLTVEALRNIADTTIENLDAWEQHGRSPNDLTD